A single Thermus islandicus DSM 21543 DNA region contains:
- a CDS encoding ferritin-like domain-containing protein — translation MGKERVLARRQFMRVLTAAGLSSALAGSLLDRALAAHGGPSDLDILQLALTAEYLATDAYARTRFASFEGEIREYLEAALAQEEAHVKALQDAIRSLGGKPVERPQFVYPVQFLSSTRLQVLRLLNALEDAFVGAYLGALPLLQNKDLIKAAGSILGNEAVHRALIRDSRLSLKDPELPGPKVPNDRAFEVAITPEEAQKAVSGFIRK, via the coding sequence ATGGGAAAGGAAAGGGTTTTGGCGCGCAGGCAGTTCATGCGGGTGTTGACGGCGGCGGGGCTTTCCTCGGCCTTGGCCGGCTCCCTTCTGGACCGGGCCTTGGCGGCCCACGGGGGGCCTTCGGACCTGGACATCCTGCAGCTCGCCCTCACCGCGGAGTACCTGGCCACGGACGCCTATGCCCGCACGCGGTTCGCCTCCTTTGAGGGGGAGATCCGGGAGTACCTGGAGGCGGCCCTGGCCCAGGAGGAGGCCCATGTGAAGGCCCTGCAGGACGCCATCCGTTCCCTGGGCGGGAAACCGGTGGAGCGGCCCCAGTTCGTCTATCCGGTCCAGTTCCTCTCCAGCACCCGCCTCCAGGTCCTCAGGCTCCTCAACGCCCTGGAGGACGCCTTCGTGGGCGCCTACCTTGGGGCTTTGCCCCTCCTTCAGAACAAGGACCTGATCAAGGCGGCGGGGAGCATCCTGGGCAACGAGGCCGTGCACCGGGCCCTCATCCGGGACAGCCGCCTGAGCCTGAAGGACCCCGAGCTGCCCGGTCCCAAGGTCCCCAACGACCGGGCCTTTGAGGTGGCCATCACCCCGGAGGAGGCGCAGAAGGCGGTTTCGGGATTTATCCGGAAGTGA